The Leptospira sp. WS39.C2 genome contains a region encoding:
- a CDS encoding CapA family protein, with amino-acid sequence MKHRFFVSILLFPILVFSADLPEHLEDPLELPTKYLYQFQTETGESLNYPNSTKLWFGGDVMFNWGVRDAMRSEDLFFPFRSFFRFLDQFDFRFINLETPILNKTPAVDQSKSYVFYGERRDLTVLRALRIDGVFLGNNHTMDFGENGLFETLDLLDEFKISHTGAGKNTDHALQPIIAKKGNTEFRLFSFSDTGETRLFSGMNSPGAAYFRVATAEKLIKKTKPGQVNVLSVHWGVEYNPIPMDTERNAAKYLINAGYKLIIGHHPHVPQGIEVFPKGIVVYSLGNFFFGSKNQYLKHNISVVTHFDGDKLLFVEVIPVFGKHQTLPGDHYFFPLGPKEADTFLKEYGILCKQLGTDLVISGGRGYVFFDKELKAKLKP; translated from the coding sequence ATGAAACATCGTTTTTTCGTTTCGATTCTCCTTTTTCCCATTTTAGTTTTTTCTGCGGATCTTCCTGAACACTTGGAAGATCCATTGGAATTGCCAACAAAGTATTTATACCAATTCCAAACTGAAACTGGTGAATCTCTAAATTATCCTAATTCCACAAAACTATGGTTTGGTGGAGATGTAATGTTTAATTGGGGTGTGCGGGATGCAATGCGTTCGGAAGATTTATTTTTTCCCTTTCGAAGTTTTTTTCGTTTCCTTGACCAATTTGATTTCCGTTTCATCAATTTAGAGACACCAATTTTAAATAAAACCCCTGCCGTCGACCAATCAAAATCCTATGTATTTTATGGAGAAAGGAGAGATCTCACTGTTTTACGGGCATTAAGAATTGATGGAGTTTTCCTTGGAAACAATCACACTATGGACTTTGGGGAAAATGGACTTTTTGAAACCTTGGATCTGTTAGATGAATTTAAAATATCTCATACAGGTGCAGGTAAAAATACAGACCATGCTTTACAACCCATAATTGCAAAAAAAGGAAATACTGAATTTCGATTGTTTTCCTTTTCTGATACAGGAGAAACCAGATTGTTTTCAGGAATGAATTCTCCAGGTGCAGCGTATTTTCGTGTGGCCACTGCAGAAAAGCTGATCAAAAAAACAAAACCAGGTCAGGTGAATGTTTTGTCTGTTCATTGGGGAGTGGAATACAACCCAATCCCTATGGACACAGAACGAAATGCAGCGAAATACTTAATTAATGCTGGTTATAAGTTGATTATTGGACATCACCCACATGTGCCACAAGGAATCGAAGTATTCCCGAAAGGGATTGTTGTGTATTCGCTAGGAAATTTTTTCTTTGGTTCCAAAAACCAATATTTAAAACATAATATTTCTGTTGTCACTCATTTTGATGGCGATAAACTTTTGTTTGTTGAGGTGATACCTGTTTTTGGAAAACACCAAACACTACCAGGAGATCATTATTTTTTCCCATTAGGTCCAAAAGAGGCAGATACTTTTTTAAAAGAATATGGAATTCTTTGTAAACAACTGGGTACTGACCTTGTGATCTCTGGTGGTAGGGGTTATGTTTTTTTCGATAAAGAACTAAAAGCCAAACTAAAACCGTAG
- a CDS encoding single-stranded DNA-binding protein, whose translation MANDLNKVLLIGRMTRDPEFKSVNGSSVVNFSIANNRVYVTNGEKKEETHYFDCVAWGRLADILKQYAGKGKQVAIEGRLQQQSWETPEGKKASKIRVYVETAQLLGGQGQGGGSGGDRSDSSNSYDSGVSSGYDDYPAGDDDIPF comes from the coding sequence ATGGCTAACGATCTCAACAAAGTACTACTGATCGGTCGTATGACCCGTGATCCGGAATTTAAATCGGTGAACGGAAGTTCTGTTGTCAATTTTTCCATTGCGAATAACAGAGTTTATGTGACAAACGGCGAAAAAAAAGAGGAAACTCATTATTTCGACTGCGTTGCATGGGGCCGACTTGCTGACATTTTAAAACAATATGCAGGCAAGGGAAAACAAGTAGCGATCGAAGGTAGACTCCAACAACAGTCATGGGAAACTCCTGAAGGCAAAAAAGCCTCTAAAATCCGCGTATATGTCGAAACCGCACAACTATTAGGTGGTCAAGGGCAAGGTGGTGGATCAGGTGGTGACCGTTCTGACAGTTCCAATTCTTATGATTCCGGCGTAAGTAGTGGTTATGATGATTATCCAGCCGGTGATGACGACATTCCTTTTTGA
- the aspS gene encoding aspartate--tRNA ligase, which translates to MNQWVTSEYKNRISATDVSDSSVGKTLFLSGWAFRYRDQGGVIFIDLRDRSGILQIVARKEILGDDFSKVEKIRSEYVIAVKGKLSLRDAESVNPKMETGKYELIAEAIEILNTSKTPPFTLDEFDPSGEEIRLKYRYLDMRREELRDRLILRHKLTFALREYLDQRSFLEIETPILNKSTPEGARDFLVPSRLNAGEFYALPQSPQLFKQILMIGGMERYFQIVKCFRDEDLRADRQPEFTQLDMEFSFVTEEDIRREIEAMWAFALKKVFNLSVNAPFMTMPYHVAMEEYGSDKPDIRFGMKLVNVSEHVKSCDFQVFTGAIASGGVVKAICVPGGSTISRKEIEDLTAWLSRDFRAKGLAYMKHGANGLESTITKRFSPESLEAISKAVGSKEGDMVFFGADSSKIVNASLGALRLKLSEKYDPPKVPYSFHWVVDFPMFELDETTKTWTFLHHPFTSPKEEDFDKLKDWKAGKEVDLSSIGAKAYDLVLNGTEIGGGSIRIHNPEIQSLVLEAIGIGEEDAKSKFGFLLDALSFGAPPHGGIAFGVDRIMMLLTGGTSIRDVIAFPKTQKGTCMMSEAPGPVETKQLEELKLRVVTI; encoded by the coding sequence TTGAATCAGTGGGTAACATCAGAATACAAAAATAGAATTAGCGCTACAGATGTCTCAGACTCATCTGTTGGAAAAACATTATTCCTTTCCGGTTGGGCGTTTCGTTACCGCGACCAAGGGGGAGTGATTTTCATCGACCTTCGGGATCGTTCCGGAATTTTACAAATAGTTGCGAGAAAAGAAATACTGGGAGATGATTTTTCCAAAGTGGAAAAAATTCGTTCCGAGTATGTGATTGCTGTGAAAGGAAAACTTTCCCTTCGTGATGCAGAATCTGTGAACCCCAAAATGGAAACTGGGAAATACGAACTCATTGCCGAAGCAATCGAAATCTTAAATACATCCAAAACACCACCATTTACATTAGATGAGTTTGATCCTTCTGGGGAAGAAATTCGTTTGAAGTATCGTTACCTGGATATGCGTAGGGAAGAACTTCGGGATCGTTTGATACTCCGCCATAAACTAACGTTTGCTCTGCGAGAGTACCTAGACCAACGCTCCTTTTTGGAAATAGAAACTCCCATTTTAAATAAATCCACTCCAGAAGGTGCACGTGACTTTCTTGTTCCGTCTCGTTTGAATGCGGGTGAGTTTTATGCACTCCCACAATCACCACAACTTTTCAAACAGATCCTCATGATTGGGGGAATGGAAAGGTATTTTCAAATCGTAAAATGTTTTCGGGATGAAGACTTACGTGCTGACCGCCAACCGGAATTCACACAGTTAGATATGGAGTTTTCTTTTGTCACAGAAGAAGACATCCGTCGTGAAATCGAAGCTATGTGGGCCTTCGCTTTAAAGAAAGTTTTTAACTTAAGTGTGAATGCACCTTTTATGACCATGCCATACCATGTGGCGATGGAAGAATACGGGTCCGACAAACCAGACATTCGTTTTGGAATGAAACTTGTGAATGTATCAGAACATGTGAAGTCTTGTGACTTCCAAGTGTTCACAGGTGCCATCGCAAGTGGTGGTGTGGTAAAAGCCATTTGTGTTCCAGGTGGTTCGACCATCTCACGTAAAGAAATCGAAGACCTCACAGCTTGGCTTTCTCGCGACTTCCGTGCCAAAGGCCTTGCTTACATGAAACATGGAGCAAATGGTCTTGAATCCACAATCACCAAACGTTTTTCACCGGAGTCCCTCGAAGCAATATCAAAAGCAGTTGGTTCCAAAGAAGGGGATATGGTATTTTTTGGAGCAGATTCGTCTAAGATTGTGAATGCTTCACTTGGTGCCTTACGTTTGAAATTATCAGAAAAATACGATCCACCTAAGGTTCCTTATAGTTTCCATTGGGTGGTTGATTTTCCTATGTTTGAGTTGGATGAAACCACCAAAACTTGGACTTTCCTCCACCACCCATTCACTTCTCCGAAAGAAGAAGACTTTGATAAACTAAAAGATTGGAAGGCAGGGAAAGAAGTTGACCTTTCTTCGATTGGTGCAAAAGCGTATGATCTTGTTCTCAATGGTACAGAAATTGGTGGTGGTTCGATTAGGATCCACAACCCGGAGATCCAAAGTCTGGTGCTTGAGGCGATTGGGATAGGGGAAGAAGATGCAAAATCCAAATTTGGATTTTTACTCGATGCTTTATCTTTTGGTGCCCCTCCTCACGGAGGGATTGCCTTTGGTGTGGACCGCATCATGATGTTACTCACAGGTGGAACTTCCATCCGTGATGTCATTGCTTTTCCAAAAACACAAAAAGGAACTTGTATGATGAGTGAAGCACCAGGTCCAGTGGAAACAAAACAATTAGAAGAACTGAAACTCAGGGTAGTCACAATTTAG
- the dnaB gene encoding replicative DNA helicase, with translation MNSNPLQEIESEKNLIGYLLMRGVAGQEDLGLSPDDFYMDTHRRVFEAVTDLINEGTNIDLVTVTNQMREKRLFKDESRDLEYITSLYKDTVPFQPLEYYVRRVKRVSDRRKYVEALNQAIDKVKIEPGENDSVFSLVEQSLMDISRQERSKGLRKVKDDANALIDYIKNVVAASQNGTGGINGLKTHFTGLDMATTGLKSHELMILAARPGNGKTTFALNIAANAALKERKTVVIFSLEMSRIELLLKLISADARIDSYALKAGTLTSAQMTQLKDSIGNITSASLYIDDSGYLTIQEFSARLRQLRTTEEVGLVIVDYLQLMSDPKAAMGGRQQEVANISRGLKQMAREVGCPIIALSQMNRSIENRSKDQRPQLSDLRESGAIEQDADIVCFIYREEMVKPPEELDPNKRGMAEIIIAKNRAGATADFPLMFNPKISRFDNVPL, from the coding sequence ATGAATTCTAACCCCCTTCAGGAGATAGAGTCTGAGAAGAACTTAATCGGTTACCTACTCATGAGAGGGGTAGCCGGGCAGGAAGACTTAGGTCTAAGCCCAGATGACTTTTATATGGATACCCATAGAAGAGTCTTTGAAGCTGTTACTGACCTCATTAATGAAGGGACAAACATTGACCTCGTCACTGTCACAAACCAAATGCGAGAAAAACGTCTTTTCAAAGACGAATCTCGCGACTTGGAATACATCACTTCCCTTTACAAAGATACAGTTCCGTTCCAACCGTTAGAGTATTATGTTCGGCGTGTGAAACGTGTTTCCGACAGACGTAAGTATGTCGAAGCATTAAACCAAGCCATTGACAAAGTCAAAATTGAACCTGGCGAAAACGATTCTGTTTTCAGTCTTGTGGAACAGTCCCTTATGGATATCTCTCGCCAAGAGAGATCCAAAGGTTTACGGAAAGTCAAAGACGATGCCAATGCTCTGATTGATTACATCAAAAATGTAGTCGCTGCAAGCCAAAACGGAACGGGCGGAATCAATGGTTTAAAAACCCATTTTACGGGTCTTGATATGGCAACCACAGGCCTTAAGTCACATGAACTTATGATCCTTGCGGCCCGTCCAGGGAATGGAAAAACAACATTTGCATTGAATATCGCAGCCAATGCTGCTTTGAAAGAGCGCAAAACAGTTGTTATTTTCTCGCTCGAGATGAGCCGGATCGAACTCCTTCTCAAACTCATCAGTGCAGATGCAAGGATTGATTCCTATGCCTTAAAAGCAGGAACACTTACCTCCGCACAAATGACACAACTAAAAGATAGTATTGGCAATATCACATCGGCAAGTCTTTACATCGATGACTCAGGGTATTTAACCATCCAAGAATTTTCGGCAAGACTACGCCAACTTCGCACCACAGAAGAAGTGGGTCTTGTTATTGTGGATTACCTGCAGCTTATGAGTGACCCTAAAGCCGCCATGGGTGGACGCCAACAAGAGGTTGCCAATATTTCCAGGGGACTCAAACAAATGGCAAGGGAAGTTGGTTGCCCCATCATCGCATTATCGCAGATGAACCGTTCCATTGAAAACCGCTCCAAAGACCAAAGGCCACAACTTTCCGACTTACGGGAGTCAGGTGCCATTGAGCAGGATGCGGATATAGTATGTTTTATATATCGGGAAGAAATGGTGAAACCTCCCGAAGAGCTTGACCCAAACAAAAGGGGAATGGCTGAGATCATCATCGCCAAAAACAGAGCGGGAGCAACGGCCGATTTTCCATTGATGTTCAATCCGAAAATCAGTCGTTTCGATAACGTTCCATTATAA
- the rplI gene encoding 50S ribosomal protein L9, producing the protein MKIVLQKDVLNLGDAGDLKEVADGYARNFLIPRRLAVRANDGNTKAAIHQKRLAELKRDKRVKVMKELSSSLDGKTYEVKVKVGENDKLFGSVTANDIALAIKNTGVELDKRKLDLGEPIKTVGEFKIKVRLAEGVVPQIIVKVVGQA; encoded by the coding sequence ATGAAAATTGTATTACAAAAAGACGTATTAAATCTTGGTGATGCTGGGGATTTAAAAGAAGTTGCAGATGGTTATGCACGTAACTTTCTCATTCCAAGAAGACTTGCCGTACGTGCAAACGATGGTAACACAAAAGCAGCCATCCACCAAAAGAGACTTGCGGAACTGAAGCGCGACAAACGTGTGAAAGTGATGAAAGAACTTTCTTCTTCGCTTGATGGTAAAACATACGAAGTGAAAGTAAAAGTGGGTGAGAACGACAAACTTTTTGGTTCTGTAACAGCGAATGATATTGCACTCGCAATTAAAAACACTGGTGTAGAACTCGACAAACGTAAACTTGATTTAGGTGAGCCAATCAAAACTGTTGGTGAATTTAAAATAAAAGTTCGTTTGGCTGAAGGTGTTGTGCCTCAAATCATAGTTAAAGTCGTCGGCCAAGCATAG
- a CDS encoding PhoH family protein translates to MDESFTFQEESLYQTVCGISDSKLPLWESRLNVKLIPRGKSLIIQGSEDHVQVALDTFRKVEENFKRRPDKSEYSFFDIDYLVNKVKDSSGGWPTPGSPDFQKEGESWTPKDKIFVTFKGKPIFPRTKNQESFVDSLHKNYITIAMGPAGTGKTFLSIATACRMMQTGEVDRLILTRPAVEAGENLGFLPGDLTQKVNPYLRPIYDALHECIGFEKTTEYLQVGKIEIAPIAFMRGRTLSHSFIILDEAQNCTLPQLKMFLTRFGKNSKMAISGDATQIDLAHGKSGLEKTVYTLRNLNGIETIFFGREDITRHPIVESIVRRFEENESLFNKKP, encoded by the coding sequence ATGGATGAAAGTTTCACATTCCAGGAAGAATCCCTCTACCAAACAGTATGTGGGATAAGCGACAGCAAACTCCCGTTATGGGAAAGCCGATTGAATGTAAAACTTATCCCCAGAGGGAAGTCTCTTATCATCCAAGGGAGTGAGGACCATGTACAAGTGGCCCTTGATACCTTTCGCAAAGTAGAAGAAAATTTCAAACGAAGACCTGACAAATCCGAATATTCTTTTTTTGATATTGATTACTTAGTGAATAAGGTCAAAGACTCGAGTGGTGGATGGCCAACACCTGGATCTCCGGACTTCCAAAAAGAAGGAGAATCCTGGACACCTAAAGACAAAATTTTTGTTACCTTCAAAGGGAAACCCATCTTTCCAAGGACCAAAAACCAAGAAAGTTTTGTCGATAGCCTTCATAAAAACTACATCACCATTGCCATGGGACCCGCTGGAACAGGGAAAACATTTTTGTCCATTGCCACAGCTTGCCGTATGATGCAAACGGGAGAAGTGGATAGACTCATCCTCACAAGGCCTGCTGTAGAAGCCGGGGAAAACTTAGGTTTTTTACCGGGTGACTTAACGCAAAAAGTAAATCCATATTTACGTCCCATCTATGACGCGTTACACGAATGTATTGGTTTTGAAAAAACCACAGAATACTTACAAGTTGGTAAAATTGAAATCGCTCCCATAGCGTTTATGCGTGGTCGCACTCTTTCTCACTCTTTTATCATTTTAGATGAAGCTCAAAACTGCACACTCCCCCAACTCAAAATGTTTCTCACACGATTTGGGAAAAATTCCAAAATGGCGATTTCGGGAGATGCCACTCAAATTGACCTGGCTCATGGCAAATCGGGACTTGAAAAAACGGTTTACACACTCCGAAATTTGAATGGAATAGAGACAATTTTTTTCGGAAGAGAAGACATCACCCGTCACCCGATAGTGGAATCGATTGTCCGACGATTTGAAGAAAACGAGAGCCTTTTTAACAAAAAACCATGA
- the rpsF gene encoding 30S ribosomal protein S6 → MRNYEITNILREGNVEETKSAVKELLSKYNFTIQGEEDWGSKRLWHPVGQDEQGHFTLIKCSGSPKEVAKIEHEFKLNVNILKTLVIRANG, encoded by the coding sequence ATGAGAAACTACGAAATCACGAATATTCTTCGTGAAGGGAATGTAGAAGAGACGAAGTCTGCCGTTAAGGAACTTCTCTCCAAATACAACTTCACGATCCAAGGCGAAGAGGATTGGGGTTCTAAAAGACTCTGGCATCCCGTTGGACAAGACGAACAAGGTCACTTCACACTTATCAAGTGTTCCGGCTCTCCAAAAGAAGTCGCTAAGATCGAACATGAGTTCAAACTCAATGTTAACATCTTAAAAACCCTTGTAATTAGGGCAAATGGCTAA
- a CDS encoding HD family phosphohydrolase, with protein sequence MKAIFDSSMTSVTDFLTKVRPVSVVRNIQIILVFLTLLFVTYVLSIPFFGQTKVNTDPDGLFSEGKIAPETIQSVKEFSYEDTEKTNLEKQKAKSNVPFAFDKDFGVLTSGIDTNLSEDLEVLRTAVIEGKSNPTVIKDRIPRWRNRTNEEIQAILDYPKKEKLKNFIQQYTNLIFSKYCIVKEDLPFAKDLDKAGAKIRNIGTQDHTTIIDGNLVIPRSQIYKDGPVTAVLSKLASEKLPNVSDSLLKAVSRIGLYYVYSYPACNYNPEETENARLKAANAVSVQKSRIQANEIIVRAGDVITPEVKLKLDMMNLYATRANLASIISIFLTQCVLIVIVGFYLIRYRPNRLNDLSSNLIIFFTLWIVIASIYLLSKVFYATDSDLSAVYYFGMFVPVGMLCLLLGFVYDEQLSIAIGFFLSFAVFFASRYNPTSFMLAFTVAVMSSIYGRRLLKRIDFLKAGFLLTFVQILVTTAGYLFDGREFYVSSGAGFFKDLSNSNLFHITIMCFVNGFASATAVQFLLPLYEYIFNIPTRFKLIELADTGHPLLQQLLTKAPSTYTHTFMVAALSERAAQNLNLDRLLVRVGVYFHDIGKIPNAGFFVENQHLIPKPEHIDKNNPALAAKTVIDHVLDGIEMAKKARLPREIINFIPEHHGTSTMAFFYHKALQEISSSARKNINKKDFQYPGPKPQSKETAIVMIADSLEAASRSLDEVSQESLDELIRKIINSKLAENQLDESGLTIGDLEIIKGSFKEVLLSSLHQRPKYPKPEDTKALESANSKKTKR encoded by the coding sequence ATGAAAGCAATCTTTGATTCTTCGATGACAAGTGTGACTGACTTTTTAACAAAAGTTAGGCCAGTTTCAGTTGTTCGTAACATCCAAATCATTTTGGTATTTCTCACTTTGCTTTTTGTAACTTATGTTCTTTCGATTCCATTTTTTGGACAAACTAAAGTTAATACAGACCCAGATGGATTGTTTTCCGAAGGGAAAATTGCACCCGAAACCATCCAATCAGTCAAAGAGTTTTCTTATGAAGATACCGAAAAAACCAATTTAGAAAAACAAAAAGCAAAATCCAATGTTCCATTTGCCTTTGATAAAGATTTTGGGGTTCTGACTTCTGGCATTGATACCAATTTATCAGAGGATTTAGAAGTCCTTCGCACTGCAGTAATAGAAGGGAAATCAAACCCGACGGTGATCAAAGACCGGATCCCTAGGTGGCGGAATCGTACTAACGAAGAGATCCAAGCGATCTTGGATTATCCCAAAAAAGAAAAATTAAAAAATTTCATACAACAGTACACCAATTTGATTTTTTCCAAATATTGTATTGTTAAAGAAGATTTGCCATTTGCTAAAGATTTAGACAAAGCGGGTGCAAAAATTCGTAATATCGGTACCCAAGACCATACAACGATCATCGATGGAAACTTAGTCATCCCTCGTTCGCAGATTTACAAAGACGGTCCAGTGACTGCCGTATTGTCTAAGTTAGCTTCTGAAAAATTACCCAATGTTTCTGACTCATTACTTAAGGCCGTTTCCCGGATTGGATTGTATTATGTTTATTCCTATCCTGCATGTAATTACAACCCAGAGGAAACGGAAAATGCTAGGTTAAAAGCAGCAAATGCCGTTTCCGTACAAAAAAGCCGAATCCAAGCAAATGAAATCATCGTAAGGGCAGGGGATGTCATCACTCCAGAAGTGAAGTTAAAACTGGATATGATGAATTTATATGCCACTAGAGCAAACCTTGCTTCTATCATTTCTATTTTTCTCACGCAGTGTGTTCTCATTGTGATTGTAGGATTTTATTTGATTCGTTATCGGCCTAATCGACTCAATGACCTATCGAGTAATCTCATCATCTTTTTTACCCTTTGGATTGTCATTGCTTCGATTTATTTATTATCCAAGGTCTTTTATGCCACTGACAGTGATTTGTCGGCAGTTTACTATTTTGGTATGTTTGTCCCTGTAGGGATGTTATGTTTGTTACTAGGTTTTGTGTATGACGAACAACTCTCCATAGCCATTGGATTCTTTTTATCCTTTGCCGTATTTTTTGCCTCACGATACAACCCCACTTCCTTTATGTTAGCATTCACAGTTGCTGTGATGAGTTCTATTTATGGTAGAAGGTTACTCAAACGAATCGATTTTTTAAAAGCTGGATTTTTACTCACATTTGTACAAATCCTTGTGACTACTGCAGGTTATCTTTTTGATGGACGGGAGTTTTATGTATCCAGTGGCGCTGGGTTTTTCAAAGACCTAAGTAATTCCAATCTTTTTCATATAACCATCATGTGTTTTGTGAATGGGTTTGCCAGTGCCACCGCCGTACAGTTTTTACTCCCACTTTACGAATATATTTTTAACATACCCACAAGATTCAAATTGATTGAACTTGCAGATACGGGCCATCCTCTTTTACAACAGCTTCTTACCAAAGCTCCTTCCACTTACACTCATACCTTTATGGTAGCAGCTCTTTCCGAACGAGCAGCACAAAATTTAAATTTGGACCGCCTCCTTGTTCGTGTAGGTGTGTATTTTCATGACATTGGAAAAATTCCGAATGCTGGTTTTTTTGTAGAAAACCAACATTTGATCCCAAAACCAGAACATATTGATAAAAATAATCCTGCTCTGGCCGCAAAAACTGTCATTGATCACGTGTTAGACGGGATTGAAATGGCTAAAAAAGCAAGGCTTCCGCGAGAAATCATCAATTTTATTCCGGAACATCACGGAACATCCACCATGGCATTCTTTTATCACAAAGCCTTACAAGAGATCTCAAGTAGCGCACGGAAAAATATCAATAAAAAAGATTTCCAATACCCAGGCCCAAAACCACAAAGTAAGGAAACAGCTATCGTTATGATTGCGGATTCCTTGGAAGCCGCTTCTCGCTCGTTAGACGAAGTGTCGCAAGAAAGTTTGGATGAATTGATTCGTAAAATCATTAATTCCAAACTGGCAGAAAACCAATTGGACGAAAGTGGATTGACCATTGGTGATTTAGAAATCATCAAAGGAAGTTTCAAAGAAGTATTACTCTCAAGTCTCCACCAAAGACCAAAATACCCGAAACCAGAAGACACAAAAGCATTAGAATCAGCAAATTCCAAAAAGACTAAACGATGA
- the rpsR gene encoding 30S ribosomal protein S18, with translation MDDDEKGGFRGKDGEGKFGRKNAKYKKKVCKFCADKALLAGLDYKRVDILERFVTNRGKIIPRRITGTCGKHQRALAREIRKSRSIGLLPFKVL, from the coding sequence ATGGATGACGACGAAAAAGGCGGATTCCGTGGTAAAGACGGAGAAGGTAAGTTCGGTCGTAAAAACGCAAAATACAAAAAGAAAGTATGTAAGTTCTGCGCAGACAAAGCGTTACTTGCAGGTCTAGATTACAAACGAGTTGATATCTTAGAAAGATTTGTTACCAATCGTGGTAAAATCATTCCAAGAAGGATCACAGGAACTTGTGGCAAACACCAGAGAGCCCTTGCTCGTGAAATCAGAAAATCCAGATCTATCGGTTTACTACCGTTCAAAGTTCTGTAG